One segment of Paenibacillus sp. FSL R7-0337 DNA contains the following:
- a CDS encoding DUF4838 domain-containing protein yields MLSLIPEPKQIRMTDKKPWRAGGEVLLRLAMEVEDPRLVLHCRRAFPGREVTSAAPEAGEGYSLLIEGFAESKETESTGSTSTHTEPGVSGQDAAWVAPGEAGLNNGGASASNLAEAELSALKGRREGYILEVSANGAIIRALDAPGLYYGLQTLLQLQSLHGDSDIPAVSITDWPDTELRVMNFDLRQTFSKPGRLTLYLAEFSRYKTNAVLIEYEDKFPFSTHREFAHPQHSLSREQLEALKAAAHEHYIEIIPLQQSFGHLEYVLRHDAWKHLRETEESTGEICPSHPQTYELITGLLAEMMDAHPGSRYIHLGCDEVYSLCECEACREAFGGVRERAFISFLNRLIEFTASRGRQAIFWHDMLDKCPPEELAKLDPRSAAMIWIYNGRNIQAEVTSLTHKFRALGIEVMGAPAVRSFDWAEHQNYPVIDNRTDNLLQWAETAEQLDIRCMVATNWTGPFSLGVPYGVFETTWYPMLLHADLTWNRHADADTFIDRFLELFHGITPDTGHAQLGNYLLEDYYDIIWKLIDNVQKNKDYAELIAIMHDFEVATDRSRAIHKYAYRWELYPGDSAEWRSLLNNYTRNHNGREAVRPRMLEALLQYQPRDMAEHFVKSRFYLHDYLEQTLYQELGLVHSEG; encoded by the coding sequence ATGCTTAGCTTAATACCCGAGCCGAAGCAGATAAGGATGACAGACAAGAAGCCATGGCGGGCAGGCGGGGAAGTCCTTCTGCGGCTGGCTATGGAAGTGGAAGACCCCCGGCTGGTGCTTCATTGCCGGCGGGCTTTTCCCGGCCGGGAAGTCACCTCCGCCGCTCCGGAAGCAGGTGAGGGATACTCGCTGCTGATTGAGGGGTTTGCGGAAAGCAAGGAAACTGAAAGCACTGGGAGCACTTCAACGCACACTGAACCCGGAGTTTCCGGGCAGGATGCCGCCTGGGTCGCGCCTGGAGAAGCTGGTCTGAATAACGGCGGGGCTTCGGCTTCTAATCTTGCTGAGGCGGAGCTGTCCGCGCTGAAGGGCCGGAGGGAAGGCTACATTCTAGAGGTTAGTGCAAACGGAGCCATTATCCGCGCATTGGACGCCCCCGGGCTCTATTACGGCCTGCAGACACTCCTCCAATTGCAGAGCCTGCATGGTGATAGCGATATTCCGGCGGTGTCTATTACAGATTGGCCGGATACGGAGCTGCGAGTGATGAATTTCGATCTGCGCCAGACCTTCTCGAAGCCGGGGCGGCTGACCCTATATCTGGCTGAGTTCTCCCGCTACAAGACGAACGCGGTGCTCATAGAATACGAGGACAAATTCCCGTTCAGCACGCACCGGGAATTCGCTCATCCGCAGCACTCGCTTAGCCGGGAACAGCTGGAGGCGCTCAAGGCTGCGGCCCATGAGCATTATATCGAGATTATCCCATTGCAGCAGAGCTTCGGCCACCTCGAGTATGTGCTGCGCCATGATGCCTGGAAGCATCTGCGGGAGACCGAGGAGTCTACCGGCGAGATCTGCCCGTCCCATCCGCAGACTTATGAACTAATCACCGGCCTGCTGGCGGAGATGATGGATGCCCATCCCGGATCGCGTTATATCCATCTCGGCTGTGACGAGGTCTACAGCCTGTGTGAATGTGAAGCGTGCCGGGAAGCGTTCGGCGGCGTGCGGGAACGGGCTTTTATCTCCTTCCTGAACCGCCTAATCGAATTCACGGCCAGCCGGGGACGGCAGGCGATCTTTTGGCATGACATGCTGGATAAGTGTCCGCCTGAAGAGCTGGCGAAGCTTGATCCGCGCAGTGCAGCGATGATCTGGATCTATAACGGCCGCAACATACAAGCGGAAGTCACTTCCCTGACCCATAAGTTCAGGGCGCTGGGCATTGAGGTGATGGGTGCTCCTGCGGTCCGCAGCTTCGACTGGGCGGAGCATCAGAACTACCCGGTGATTGATAACCGGACCGACAATCTCCTTCAGTGGGCAGAGACCGCAGAGCAATTGGATATCCGCTGTATGGTGGCAACGAACTGGACGGGTCCCTTCAGCCTTGGCGTTCCTTATGGCGTGTTCGAGACCACCTGGTACCCGATGCTCCTTCATGCCGATCTCACCTGGAACCGGCATGCGGATGCCGATACGTTCATCGACCGCTTCCTGGAGCTGTTCCATGGAATAACTCCAGATACAGGCCATGCACAGCTTGGCAATTACCTGTTGGAGGATTACTACGATATCATCTGGAAGCTGATTGATAATGTCCAGAAGAATAAGGATTACGCCGAACTAATCGCAATCATGCACGATTTCGAGGTAGCGACCGACCGCTCCAGGGCAATCCACAAGTATGCCTACCGCTGGGAGCTGTACCCGGGCGACAGCGCGGAATGGCGCTCCCTGCTGAACAATTACACACGTAACCATAACGGACGCGAAGCGGTCCGGCCCCGGATGCTGGAGGCTCTTTTGCAATACCAGCCACGGGATATGGCCGAGCACTTCGTGAAATCACGCTTTTATCTGCATGATTATCTGGAGCAGACGCTCTATCAAGAGCTGGGACTTGTCCACAGCGAGGGTTAG
- a CDS encoding response regulator transcription factor, with amino-acid sequence MRTSILYIEDNEQIGTWVKEELERRGYSVQWLLSGEGAEAEVTQVDVVILDIMLPGLDGFTIGKRLKKAAPAVPVLLLTARTSVDDKVEGLQFADDYVTKPFHTDELVARLEVLIRRSGGASPDRITLGTHIEVDLKLQTLYDKRTGEEIILTGKQHQILMYFLRHPNQVLPKEQLYEAVWEEAYIPGDKTLLVHLHRLRQKLERDPETPEIIETLKGIGYRVKL; translated from the coding sequence TTGAGAACTAGCATACTTTATATTGAAGATAATGAGCAAATCGGCACTTGGGTCAAAGAGGAGCTGGAGCGGCGCGGATATTCGGTACAGTGGCTGCTGTCCGGTGAAGGAGCCGAGGCTGAGGTCACGCAGGTTGATGTCGTTATTCTGGATATCATGCTACCGGGCTTAGATGGATTCACTATAGGCAAAAGGTTAAAAAAGGCGGCACCCGCCGTTCCTGTACTGCTGTTGACCGCCCGAACCTCCGTTGACGATAAGGTAGAGGGCTTACAATTCGCAGATGACTATGTCACGAAGCCCTTCCATACCGATGAATTGGTGGCTAGGCTGGAGGTATTAATCCGCCGGAGCGGCGGAGCCTCCCCGGACCGTATTACACTGGGCACTCATATTGAAGTCGATTTGAAGCTCCAGACCCTCTATGACAAGCGCACAGGAGAAGAAATTATATTGACAGGGAAGCAGCATCAGATCCTGATGTATTTCCTGCGCCATCCGAATCAGGTTCTGCCGAAGGAACAGCTCTATGAAGCCGTCTGGGAGGAAGCCTATATCCCTGGCGACAAGACCTTACTGGTACATCTCCACCGGCTTCGGCAGAAGCTGGAGCGTGACCCGGAGACCCCGGAGATTATTGAGACGCTGAAGGGAATCGGCTACCGGGTGAAGCTATGA
- a CDS encoding GntR family transcriptional regulator has protein sequence MPFNSRDPVYLQVVRLFKEKIVTGVLQSGQTIPSRRELAALLKINPNTAQRAYKEMEDQRLIVTEGNSPSRITMELKVLRQIRSELLSTAVEAFVASISSIDVPLDEVLDVVQRKYEKAQVKKIKQPMGEPLGSEQGGNSDD, from the coding sequence ATCCCCTTCAATAGTCGTGATCCTGTATATCTTCAAGTCGTTCGCCTGTTTAAGGAGAAGATCGTAACCGGCGTTCTCCAGTCTGGCCAGACCATACCGTCTAGGCGAGAGCTAGCTGCCCTGCTAAAGATTAATCCAAATACTGCGCAGAGAGCTTACAAAGAAATGGAGGATCAGCGGTTGATTGTAACGGAAGGCAACTCCCCAAGCCGCATCACTATGGAGCTTAAGGTGTTGAGACAGATTCGGTCGGAGCTGCTCAGTACAGCCGTTGAGGCGTTTGTCGCTTCCATCAGCAGTATTGACGTTCCGTTAGATGAGGTCCTGGATGTGGTTCAACGAAAATATGAGAAAGCTCAAGTAAAAAAAATAAAGCAGCCAATGGGAGAGCCCCTCGGCAGTGAGCAAGGAGGAAACAGCGATGATTGA
- a CDS encoding HAMP domain-containing sensor histidine kinase, producing MKQPRSLFRHFLKLHFLFILLPPLVLIVLSSFFGTSGPEARFNTLNLFYITLLMFTGIIVAFVVLSWLFFWKLRKRLTRLQEAMSATPAAADSRPEPVLIQKDRMDEIDQLGGSFNRMIRQLEDSRRREQEEAGLRQRLIANMSHDLRTPLTIMRGHVTRLNKEPMSPEGQNSLAEINQTITRTGELMDDLLSYTLLTSGKYPFEPASTDMGRLVRASVAAWYPVFEEHDIQVDVDLPAEETFHWTADPQWMTRVLDNLFQNIIRHAADGKYAFIAVDVQQEWILVADRGLGMDHSAYGGGAGIGLSTVEYMLNTMNLKAEFNSSGQGTRVVIGRM from the coding sequence ATGAAGCAGCCCCGCTCCTTGTTCCGGCATTTTCTGAAGCTGCACTTTCTGTTTATCCTTCTTCCGCCCCTGGTGCTGATTGTCTTATCATCGTTCTTCGGAACTTCCGGGCCAGAGGCAAGGTTCAACACACTGAATCTGTTTTACATTACATTGCTTATGTTCACTGGTATTATTGTGGCGTTCGTTGTTCTATCCTGGCTGTTCTTCTGGAAACTCCGCAAACGTCTGACCCGCTTACAGGAAGCTATGTCCGCTACTCCCGCTGCTGCGGATTCGCGGCCTGAGCCTGTCCTGATTCAAAAGGACCGCATGGATGAAATAGACCAGTTGGGCGGTTCCTTCAACCGGATGATCCGGCAGCTGGAAGACAGCCGCAGGCGCGAGCAGGAAGAGGCCGGGCTGCGGCAACGGCTCATTGCCAACATGTCCCATGACCTGCGGACGCCGCTGACCATTATGCGGGGACATGTCACCAGGTTGAACAAAGAGCCCATGAGTCCAGAAGGACAGAATTCCTTAGCCGAGATCAATCAGACCATTACCCGTACCGGCGAGCTGATGGATGATTTGCTCTCGTATACCCTGCTTACTTCAGGAAAATATCCCTTCGAGCCTGCATCCACAGACATGGGGCGCCTGGTAAGAGCCTCGGTTGCTGCGTGGTATCCGGTTTTTGAAGAACATGACATTCAGGTCGATGTTGATCTACCCGCAGAAGAGACCTTCCACTGGACGGCAGATCCCCAATGGATGACCCGGGTGCTGGATAATCTGTTTCAGAATATCATCCGCCATGCAGCGGACGGGAAATATGCTTTCATCGCCGTGGATGTACAGCAGGAATGGATTCTTGTCGCTGACAGAGGCTTAGGGATGGATCATTCCGCATACGGCGGCGGGGCGGGAATAGGGCTGTCGACCGTAGAATACATGCTGAATACAATGAACCTGAAGGCTGAATTCAACTCCAGCGGGCAGGGGACGAGGGTAGTCATTGGCAGAATGTAA
- a CDS encoding helix-turn-helix transcriptional regulator, with amino-acid sequence MRIKDARKAAGYTQESIVHQINDTMKCTLRNYQNIEYGVVLPNVTLALLISHLCGIDPREVDEWKYSNQRADAQKNGN; translated from the coding sequence TTGAGGATAAAGGATGCACGTAAAGCCGCAGGATATACCCAAGAATCCATCGTACATCAGATTAATGACACCATGAAATGCACCTTGCGCAACTACCAGAATATTGAATACGGTGTGGTCCTCCCTAACGTTACATTGGCGCTTCTAATCAGTCATTTGTGTGGCATTGATCCCCGTGAAGTAGATGAATGGAAATACTCTAATCAGCGTGCAGATGCGCAAAAAAATGGCAATTGA
- a CDS encoding beta-L-arabinofuranosidase domain-containing protein has translation MRELKGKQVILQDHDLKRREEANRRYLMKLTNDNLLFNYKVEAGRYDGRDIPADAHGGWETPVCQIRGHFLGHWLSAAAIRYHETGDLEIKVKADLILDELAECQKDNGGQWAAPIPEKYLHWVAQGKAIWAPQYNIHKLFMGLVDMHHFTGSQKALDIADRFADWFVDWSSTFTREKFDDILDMETGGMLEAWADLLELTGNDKYNILLERYYRSRLFRPLLENKDPLTNMHANTTIPEVLGCARAYEVTGEQRWMDIVTAYWKCAVTERGMLATGGNTAGEVWMPKMKIKARLGDKNQEHCTVYNMIRLAEFLFRHTSNPAYAQYIEYNMYNGIMAQAYYQEYHLTGNKHSDPATGLLTYFLPMKAGLRKDWSTETDSFFCCHGTMVQANAALNRGIYYQEQNDIYVCQYFRSELTTEIHGESVRIQQSQDHMSGSMLNSSNTAGQQELNEITALHENMPDYRKYDFTVHTGSASEFAVHLRIPDWIMSEAVIYVNGELHGKSADHSAFYTILRNWQDSDRISIILPVGIRFIPLPDDEQTGAFRYGPEVLAGITENERILYTPLADAAGEIIMENEREWGSWRYFFKTTRQDPGIQLRRIRDIGYEPYQVYFPVRNE, from the coding sequence ATGAGAGAACTGAAGGGCAAACAGGTCATTCTTCAAGATCATGATTTGAAACGCAGAGAAGAGGCCAACCGCCGATATCTGATGAAACTGACAAATGACAATCTCTTGTTCAACTATAAAGTAGAAGCAGGAAGATATGACGGCAGGGATATTCCAGCGGATGCACACGGGGGGTGGGAGACGCCGGTCTGCCAGATCCGTGGACATTTCCTGGGACACTGGCTGTCTGCGGCAGCGATCCGGTATCATGAGACCGGGGATTTGGAAATCAAGGTGAAGGCTGACCTTATCCTGGACGAGCTGGCAGAATGCCAGAAGGACAACGGCGGACAATGGGCTGCACCGATTCCCGAGAAATATCTGCACTGGGTAGCTCAAGGCAAGGCAATCTGGGCACCGCAATATAATATTCATAAGTTATTTATGGGTCTTGTCGATATGCATCATTTCACCGGGAGCCAGAAGGCACTTGACATCGCGGACCGATTCGCCGACTGGTTCGTCGATTGGAGCAGTACCTTCACCAGAGAGAAGTTCGATGACATTCTGGATATGGAGACAGGCGGTATGCTGGAGGCTTGGGCCGATCTGCTGGAGCTTACCGGGAACGATAAATACAATATTTTGCTGGAAAGGTATTACCGCAGCAGATTGTTCCGTCCGTTACTCGAAAATAAAGATCCGCTGACTAACATGCACGCCAACACAACCATACCCGAGGTACTTGGCTGCGCCAGAGCTTACGAGGTCACCGGCGAACAGCGCTGGATGGATATTGTCACGGCTTACTGGAAATGTGCTGTAACTGAACGCGGAATGCTGGCCACAGGCGGCAACACAGCGGGTGAAGTGTGGATGCCAAAGATGAAGATCAAGGCCCGTCTCGGAGATAAGAACCAGGAGCATTGTACGGTATATAATATGATCCGTCTGGCCGAATTCCTTTTCCGGCACACCTCGAATCCGGCCTACGCGCAGTATATTGAATATAATATGTACAACGGGATTATGGCACAGGCCTATTACCAGGAATATCATCTGACCGGCAATAAGCACAGCGACCCCGCAACTGGGCTGCTCACCTACTTCCTGCCGATGAAGGCCGGGCTGCGCAAGGATTGGAGTACGGAGACGGATAGTTTCTTCTGCTGTCACGGAACAATGGTCCAGGCCAACGCCGCGCTGAATAGAGGGATCTATTATCAAGAGCAGAACGATATCTATGTCTGCCAGTATTTCCGTTCGGAGCTGACCACCGAGATCCACGGAGAGAGCGTGCGGATTCAGCAATCCCAGGACCATATGAGCGGAAGCATGCTGAACTCCTCGAACACGGCAGGACAGCAGGAATTGAATGAGATTACTGCACTTCATGAGAACATGCCGGATTACAGAAAATATGACTTCACCGTTCATACCGGCTCTGCCAGCGAGTTTGCCGTCCATCTGCGGATTCCAGACTGGATCATGTCAGAAGCTGTGATCTATGTGAACGGCGAGCTTCACGGGAAGTCTGCGGATCACTCCGCCTTCTATACAATACTGCGGAACTGGCAGGACAGCGACCGGATCAGCATTATTCTGCCGGTAGGCATCCGCTTCATCCCTCTGCCGGACGACGAGCAGACTGGCGCGTTCCGGTACGGTCCTGAAGTACTAGCCGGCATCACCGAGAACGAACGGATTCTATACACTCCGTTAGCGGATGCCGCCGGTGAGATCATTATGGAGAACGAACGGGAGTGGGGAAGCTGGCGTTACTTCTTCAAGACCACCCGTCAGGACCCGGGCATCCAGCTCCGAAGAATCCGCGATATCGGGTACGAGCCTTATCAGGTATATTTTCCGGTGAGAAACGAGTAG
- a CDS encoding (S)-benzoin forming benzil reductase yields the protein MKHIIITGTSRGIGESLANQLINPAHHLICISRTANEGLLARAKELDCHLDYFNYDLTDISGIEQLVENVFSRIELRSSDETIYLINNAAMLTPVSPIERLETEQIVENLHLNLLAPMVITSNFLRLTKHMNADKKILNISSASAKYILPSQSAYSTAKAGLDSFTKCIDIEQKLATYPAKAAAVYPGMIDTSLQSEIRSVSTELFPYVNEFIQLSEEGKLQSPEYTASKLIEILVSEDFGKTVLIETID from the coding sequence TTGAAACATATTATTATTACAGGAACATCCAGAGGAATCGGCGAATCCCTCGCTAATCAATTAATCAACCCGGCCCATCATTTGATATGCATATCCAGAACGGCTAACGAAGGACTCCTGGCGCGTGCGAAGGAACTGGATTGTCACCTGGATTATTTCAATTATGATTTAACGGATATCAGTGGTATCGAGCAGCTTGTTGAAAATGTTTTCAGCCGAATTGAGCTTCGTTCCAGCGATGAAACCATCTATCTGATCAATAATGCCGCCATGTTGACTCCTGTAAGCCCGATTGAGCGGTTAGAAACGGAGCAGATCGTAGAGAACCTCCACTTGAATCTGTTAGCACCGATGGTGATTACCTCCAACTTTTTACGGCTTACTAAGCATATGAATGCGGACAAAAAAATCCTGAATATATCCTCAGCTTCTGCAAAGTACATACTACCTTCACAAAGCGCTTACAGTACTGCCAAAGCTGGCTTAGACTCTTTTACCAAGTGTATAGACATCGAACAGAAGCTGGCTACGTATCCGGCAAAAGCAGCAGCAGTATATCCCGGCATGATCGATACAAGCTTGCAATCGGAAATACGGTCCGTTTCCACTGAGCTGTTCCCCTATGTTAATGAATTCATTCAGCTATCTGAGGAAGGGAAACTGCAATCACCGGAATATACTGCGTCTAAATTAATTGAAATTCTTGTAAGTGAGGATTTCGGAAAGACTGTACTTATTGAAACCATCGATTAA
- a CDS encoding aspartyl-phosphate phosphatase Spo0E family protein encodes MVSRDMLVQVRIERARNRLHILAEKHHDLQHPAVLKQSMVLDELINQYNMNGEPQRLIESRKSLEN; translated from the coding sequence ATGGTGAGTAGAGACATGCTCGTGCAAGTCCGGATTGAACGCGCCCGGAACCGGCTTCACATCCTGGCAGAGAAACATCATGATCTTCAGCATCCTGCGGTCCTTAAGCAATCCATGGTATTGGATGAATTGATTAACCAGTATAATATGAATGGAGAGCCGCAGAGATTAATAGAGAGCAGGAAATCACTTGAGAACTAG
- a CDS encoding TetR/AcrR family transcriptional regulator codes for MRNYFFERSVVKILTVHYTNPYNDINSIEGSLRVIKKKEITSSYIIQAAFELFAEYGIEKTSLGLISKKVGITKSSIYYHFATKEELISRTFEHIFRDHHFSVYFDTESANKDNFAEILISGGLKMLPSGEEEYRSTLRVLSEFAMLAERDEQFRAPFLSIQQDFVHGFVQLMSKGVDFGLIASSTVEVNAAILALLIDNLSRCKMMKMDLEYQMIWEEAVRRMILREDNQ; via the coding sequence ATGCGCAATTATTTTTTTGAACGATCGGTCGTTAAAATATTGACAGTTCATTACACTAATCCTTATAATGACATTAATTCAATAGAAGGGAGCCTGAGGGTTATTAAGAAAAAAGAGATTACATCCAGTTATATCATTCAGGCAGCATTTGAGCTTTTTGCTGAGTATGGAATAGAGAAAACGAGTTTGGGCTTGATTTCCAAAAAAGTGGGGATCACCAAATCCTCTATTTACTATCATTTTGCTACGAAAGAAGAGCTGATCAGCCGGACCTTTGAGCATATTTTCCGGGACCATCATTTTTCAGTATACTTTGATACGGAATCCGCCAATAAAGATAATTTTGCAGAAATATTAATCAGCGGCGGTCTAAAGATGCTGCCAAGCGGTGAGGAAGAGTATCGCTCCACATTAAGGGTGCTCAGTGAGTTTGCGATGCTGGCTGAACGGGATGAGCAATTTAGAGCTCCATTCTTGAGCATCCAACAAGATTTTGTACACGGTTTTGTTCAACTTATGTCCAAGGGCGTTGATTTCGGGCTAATTGCTTCTTCAACCGTCGAGGTTAATGCAGCGATTCTTGCCCTGCTTATAGATAATTTGTCCAGATGCAAGATGATGAAGATGGATCTCGAATATCAGATGATTTGGGAAGAGGCTGTCCGACGAATGATTCTTCGTGAAGATAACCAGTAA
- a CDS encoding glycoside hydrolase family 3 protein has product MQLNEVNSLQDPAAMSLEDKISLMCVVGTPSTAAEPEYRERMSQNRFGGIGLFPHNVKDEQQTLKLMAEVQAIAGDSGIPQPYYVSIDEEGGTLSKFKTFYPYIPGNRAAGLSLDTESAYLQGKIIGSQLHALGIPMNWAPVLDVNTNIDNPVVGVRSFGEDPETVAAFGKAYIRGMHEAGVAVTAKHFPGHGQVSGDSHVVLPECELTIEELMNGPLLPFIGAIEAGADSIMMGHLVFPAIPESQGLPASLSPFFAGELLRGRLGFAGVICTDDIEMGAIKKNFNPDEVGVLAVLAGNDMILMCHTPEFQERVMAGIRKAVLDGVIEESRIDESVNRILQLYTKFQQYQAAARPIPRESWNEAALQYARRTVKISRDPQQLLPLTATHQYMLILPRQEQLTIADNSGGSDIGLAALLEARGLSVQVAYCSMKPEAAEIADLSAKATGNFVIQGTLNAHLFQGQLELAAQLAAAGPLLNLVLRNPYDDAHLPHNAGSILLCSTSDYSLQALAEVLIQRPETAG; this is encoded by the coding sequence ATGCAGCTGAATGAAGTAAATTCACTACAAGATCCGGCAGCCATGAGTCTGGAGGACAAAATATCCCTGATGTGTGTGGTCGGAACCCCCTCCACAGCGGCGGAGCCAGAGTACCGTGAACGGATGTCCCAGAACCGGTTCGGCGGGATTGGCCTGTTCCCCCATAACGTTAAGGATGAGCAGCAGACGCTGAAGCTGATGGCGGAGGTTCAGGCCATTGCCGGAGACTCCGGCATTCCGCAGCCTTATTATGTATCGATCGATGAGGAGGGAGGCACGCTCTCCAAGTTCAAGACCTTTTATCCTTACATCCCCGGCAACCGTGCCGCCGGATTAAGCCTGGATACTGAGAGCGCTTATCTCCAGGGTAAAATCATTGGCAGCCAGCTCCACGCACTCGGCATTCCGATGAACTGGGCACCGGTGCTGGATGTGAATACGAATATAGATAATCCGGTCGTAGGCGTGCGCTCCTTCGGCGAAGACCCTGAAACGGTAGCCGCCTTCGGTAAGGCATATATCCGTGGAATGCATGAGGCGGGGGTAGCCGTGACGGCCAAGCATTTCCCCGGTCATGGACAAGTTAGCGGGGATTCCCACGTTGTCCTGCCAGAATGCGAACTCACAATAGAGGAATTAATGAACGGGCCGCTGCTGCCATTCATCGGTGCCATCGAAGCAGGGGCCGATTCGATCATGATGGGCCATCTTGTCTTTCCGGCTATTCCCGAGTCGCAGGGGCTGCCTGCTTCGCTCAGCCCGTTCTTCGCCGGAGAGCTGCTGCGGGGGCGTCTGGGCTTCGCGGGTGTCATCTGCACCGATGACATCGAGATGGGAGCGATCAAGAAGAACTTCAATCCAGATGAGGTGGGAGTGCTGGCGGTGCTGGCCGGCAATGACATGATTCTGATGTGTCATACCCCGGAATTCCAGGAGCGTGTCATGGCCGGCATCCGCAAGGCTGTTCTGGACGGCGTTATCGAAGAGTCCAGAATTGACGAATCGGTCAACCGTATCCTCCAGCTCTATACCAAATTCCAGCAGTATCAAGCGGCGGCCCGTCCCATCCCGCGTGAGAGCTGGAATGAGGCGGCCCTGCAATATGCACGCCGTACGGTCAAGATCAGCCGCGATCCGCAGCAATTGCTGCCGCTGACTGCCACGCATCAATATATGCTAATATTGCCGCGCCAGGAGCAGCTCACCATCGCCGATAACTCCGGCGGTAGTGACATCGGCTTGGCTGCGTTACTGGAAGCCCGGGGCTTATCCGTGCAGGTTGCGTATTGCAGCATGAAGCCTGAAGCTGCGGAGATTGCAGACTTATCTGCTAAGGCCACCGGAAATTTCGTGATTCAAGGAACGCTGAATGCCCATCTGTTCCAGGGACAGCTCGAACTTGCCGCACAGCTTGCCGCTGCCGGACCGCTGCTGAACCTGGTGCTGCGTAACCCGTATGACGATGCTCACCTGCCGCATAACGCCGGAAGCATTCTGCTATGCTCCACCTCCGATTATTCGCTTCAGGCTCTAGCGGAAGTGCTTATTCAGAGGCCTGAAACAGCCGGTTAA
- a CDS encoding ABC transporter ATP-binding protein has protein sequence MIELEHVSQRYAYKKVLKDVTFTAEMGQITCLIGLNGVGKSTILKAIMGLTPIHGGSIRIEGKPLNRNTYERVSYIPDHLSIPASMKLADALRFMEDFYCSWNKDRADELMRFFDLDFQERIRRLSKGTAAKFNLVLGLAQDSDYVIMDEPFSGIDLISRERIAEVFSSEMVGSRGVLLTTHEVGEIEHLIDKAVLLRDGTVARSFECEQLRIEENKSVVDVMKEVYLA, from the coding sequence ATGATTGAACTTGAACATGTCAGCCAAAGATACGCTTATAAAAAGGTGCTAAAGGATGTCACGTTCACTGCTGAAATGGGACAGATCACTTGCCTGATCGGGCTTAACGGTGTAGGCAAATCTACTATACTCAAAGCGATTATGGGACTGACGCCGATTCATGGAGGGTCCATTCGGATTGAGGGTAAACCGCTTAACCGGAATACCTATGAGCGGGTCTCCTATATTCCTGATCATCTGTCTATTCCGGCTTCCATGAAGCTAGCTGACGCTCTCCGGTTCATGGAAGACTTTTATTGCAGCTGGAACAAGGATAGAGCGGACGAACTCATGCGCTTCTTTGACCTGGATTTCCAGGAGCGTATCCGCCGATTGTCGAAGGGAACAGCAGCCAAGTTCAATCTGGTGCTCGGCTTGGCCCAAGACTCTGATTATGTAATCATGGACGAGCCCTTCTCCGGAATTGATTTGATCAGCCGTGAGAGGATTGCGGAAGTGTTCTCCAGCGAAATGGTCGGCAGCCGCGGTGTTCTGCTGACCACTCACGAGGTTGGAGAGATCGAGCATCTCATCGACAAAGCGGTGCTGCTGCGTGACGGGACTGTTGCCCGCAGCTTTGAGTGCGAACAGCTCCGCATCGAGGAGAACAAATCCGTCGTAGACGTCATGAAAGAGGTGTACCTCGCATGA